One genomic segment of Caballeronia sp. TF1N1 includes these proteins:
- the treZ gene encoding malto-oligosyltrehalose trehalohydrolase: MSERPIDPHKHHHAHCLPFGAHLTGAAREAPRTRYRFWAPSRDRVQLELQRDGDAAPALIDMQPAGDGWFEVEADGGAGTLYRYRLDADLAVPDPASRYQPEDVNGPSAVVDPRAYRWTNTDWHGRPWEETVLYEVHVGAMGGYAGVIARLDELAQLGVTAIELMPLNDFSGTRNWGYDGVLPYAPDSAYGHPDELKKLIDIAHGLGLMVFLDVVYNHFGPDGNYLHAYAKTFFREGVDTPWGPAIDFERPQVRDFFFDNALYWLNEYRFDGLRLDAVHAINDDEWLREFADRVRSSVETGRHVHLVLENEHNTANLLESHFNAQWNDDAHNTLHVLLTGEDESYYGAYIEKPTDKLARVLSEGFVYQGDPSPIHDGKPRGEKSSHLPPTAFVMFLQNHDQVGNRAMGERLRSLTDDASLYAATGLLLLSPQIPLLFMEEQYGSKQPFLFFTDYHDELADAVREGRRKEFAKFSAFTDEKRRAQIPDPNDKRTFAMSSPNVEGKADELDRLDWLHFYKSALDVRAKLIAPRLKGSKSLGAQVLGDKAVLASWKLGDGETLTIALNLGQAPATLEEAPKGKVIFETPARAQDGASAGELGGRSFIAWLSGDVNGFAHAQGTRT, encoded by the coding sequence ATGTCCGAACGTCCGATTGATCCGCACAAGCATCACCACGCGCATTGCCTTCCCTTCGGCGCGCATCTGACCGGCGCGGCGCGCGAAGCACCGCGCACGCGTTACCGTTTCTGGGCGCCGTCGCGCGACCGCGTGCAGCTGGAGTTGCAGCGCGATGGCGATGCCGCGCCCGCGCTCATCGACATGCAGCCGGCCGGTGACGGCTGGTTCGAAGTCGAAGCCGATGGCGGCGCGGGCACGCTGTATCGCTATCGTCTGGATGCCGATCTCGCGGTGCCCGACCCGGCATCGCGCTATCAGCCGGAAGACGTGAACGGCCCGAGCGCGGTGGTCGATCCGCGCGCGTATCGCTGGACCAATACCGACTGGCATGGCCGGCCGTGGGAAGAAACCGTGCTGTATGAAGTGCACGTCGGCGCGATGGGCGGCTATGCGGGCGTCATCGCGCGTCTGGACGAGTTGGCGCAGCTCGGCGTCACGGCCATCGAACTCATGCCGCTGAACGACTTCTCCGGCACGCGCAACTGGGGTTACGACGGCGTGCTGCCCTACGCCCCGGATTCGGCCTACGGTCATCCCGATGAACTGAAGAAGCTCATCGACATTGCGCACGGTCTCGGCCTCATGGTGTTCCTCGACGTGGTCTATAACCACTTCGGCCCGGACGGCAACTATCTGCATGCATATGCGAAAACCTTCTTCCGCGAAGGCGTGGATACGCCCTGGGGTCCCGCGATCGATTTCGAGCGTCCGCAAGTGCGCGACTTTTTCTTCGATAACGCGCTGTACTGGCTCAACGAATATCGCTTCGATGGCTTGCGTCTGGACGCCGTGCACGCCATCAACGACGACGAATGGCTGCGCGAATTCGCGGACCGCGTGCGCAGTTCCGTGGAAACGGGCCGTCATGTTCACCTCGTGCTAGAGAACGAACACAACACGGCCAATCTGCTGGAGTCGCACTTCAACGCGCAATGGAACGACGACGCGCACAACACGCTGCACGTGCTTCTGACCGGCGAGGACGAGAGCTACTACGGCGCGTATATCGAGAAGCCCACGGATAAGCTCGCGCGCGTCTTGAGCGAAGGCTTCGTGTATCAGGGCGATCCATCGCCGATTCACGACGGCAAGCCACGCGGCGAGAAGAGTTCGCATCTTCCGCCCACTGCGTTCGTGATGTTCCTGCAGAATCACGATCAGGTCGGCAACCGCGCGATGGGCGAACGCCTGCGCTCGCTCACCGACGACGCCTCGCTCTACGCGGCGACCGGACTTTTGCTGCTGTCGCCGCAGATTCCGCTTCTGTTCATGGAAGAGCAATACGGCTCGAAGCAGCCGTTCCTCTTCTTCACGGACTATCACGACGAACTCGCCGATGCCGTGCGCGAAGGACGCCGCAAGGAATTCGCGAAGTTCTCCGCATTCACCGACGAAAAGCGCCGCGCGCAGATTCCCGACCCGAACGACAAGCGCACGTTCGCGATGTCGTCGCCGAACGTCGAAGGCAAAGCGGACGAACTGGACCGCCTCGACTGGCTGCACTTCTACAAGTCGGCGCTGGACGTGCGTGCGAAACTCATCGCGCCGCGTCTGAAGGGCTCGAAGTCGCTCGGCGCTCAAGTGCTCGGCGACAAGGCCGTTCTCGCAAGCTGGAAGCTCGGTGATGGCGAAACGCTCACCATCGCGCTCAATCTCGGGCAAGCCCCGGCCACGCTTGAAGAAGCGCCGAAGGGCAAGGTCATCTTCGAGACGCCGGCACGCGCGCAGGATGGCGCGAGCGCGGGCGAACTCGGCGGACGCAGCTTTATCGCGTGGCTCAGCGGCGATGTCAACGGCTTTGCCCATGCACAAGGAACCCGCACGTGA
- the glgX gene encoding glycogen debranching protein GlgX, translating to MANALPEKLLPGASYPLGANWDGLGVNFAVFSSNAHRIEVCLFDSTGRKELMRFDLPECTDEVWHGYLPGAHPGTVYGFRAHGPYQPQHGHRFNPHKLLLDPYAKKLVGPWRWSDALFGYRVHSNRLDMSMDRRDSAPAMPKCIVTDDAFDWSRDNRPNTPWGETIIYETHVRGASMLRDDIRQHERGSFAALSSPWFIEHLQKLGITAVEFLPVHAFLNDRFLVERGLKNYWGYNTAAFFAPEPSYLSTHRLNEMRIAVRQLHAAGIEVILDVVYNHTCEGSELGPTVSWRGLDNASYYRLIPGDERHYINETGCGNTVNLSHPRVLQMVMDSLRYWCTAFNIDGFRFDLGVTLGREGHGFDPGSGFFDAIRQDPILSTRKLISEPWDIGPDGYQVGNHPPGFAEWNDKYRDGVRRFWRGDSGMRPDLAARLTGSAELFNRRFRKPWASVNFVASHDGFTLADVTAYSEKHNEMNQEGNRDGHNENCSANWGVEGPSDDPAIRTVRNRLARSMIATTLLSLGTPMLLGGDEFLRTQNGNNNAYCQDNDISWTDWAAAHSPEGREMTEFVASVVALRKKYPVLRETRFLYGDREVLPGLYDVSWFDERGVALAIEAWQDPEGRALTLRRAGPGLDGEIDVILLLINGSGQNLVFTPPPPHLEWNVLLDSAEPDAIQRPLVGSELEVAAHSIVVLLAQPTGDADWQAVWMAGAHQGPRLLTALPPDPGTIPANRPPGIDSAQ from the coding sequence ATGGCAAACGCACTCCCCGAAAAACTTCTCCCCGGCGCATCCTACCCGCTGGGAGCAAACTGGGACGGCTTGGGCGTCAACTTCGCGGTGTTCTCATCGAATGCGCACCGCATCGAGGTGTGTCTCTTCGACAGCACGGGCCGCAAGGAACTGATGCGCTTCGATCTGCCGGAATGCACCGACGAAGTGTGGCACGGCTATCTGCCCGGCGCGCATCCGGGCACGGTGTACGGCTTTCGCGCTCATGGCCCCTATCAGCCGCAACATGGTCATCGCTTCAATCCGCACAAGCTGCTGCTCGATCCCTACGCGAAGAAACTCGTCGGCCCGTGGCGATGGTCCGACGCGCTCTTCGGCTATCGCGTGCATTCCAATCGCCTCGACATGTCGATGGATCGCCGCGACTCCGCTCCGGCGATGCCCAAATGCATCGTCACCGACGACGCCTTCGACTGGTCGCGCGACAATCGCCCGAACACGCCGTGGGGCGAAACCATCATCTATGAAACGCACGTGCGCGGCGCCTCGATGCTGCGCGACGATATCCGTCAGCACGAACGCGGTTCATTCGCCGCGCTCTCGTCGCCTTGGTTCATCGAGCATCTGCAAAAGCTCGGCATCACCGCCGTCGAATTCCTGCCCGTGCACGCGTTTCTCAACGACCGCTTTCTCGTCGAACGCGGTCTCAAAAACTACTGGGGCTACAACACGGCGGCGTTTTTCGCGCCCGAGCCTTCGTATCTTTCGACGCATCGGCTGAACGAGATGCGTATCGCCGTGCGGCAACTGCATGCGGCGGGCATCGAAGTGATTCTCGACGTGGTCTACAACCACACCTGCGAAGGCAGCGAACTGGGGCCCACGGTGTCATGGCGCGGGCTCGACAATGCAAGCTACTACCGTCTGATTCCCGGCGACGAGCGGCATTACATCAACGAAACCGGTTGCGGCAATACCGTGAACCTGTCGCATCCGCGTGTCCTGCAAATGGTCATGGACTCGCTGCGCTACTGGTGCACGGCGTTCAATATCGACGGCTTCCGTTTCGATCTCGGCGTGACGCTGGGCCGCGAAGGGCACGGTTTCGATCCCGGCTCGGGCTTCTTCGACGCCATTCGCCAGGACCCGATTCTCTCGACGCGCAAGCTCATTTCCGAGCCGTGGGACATTGGGCCGGACGGCTACCAGGTCGGCAATCATCCGCCCGGTTTCGCGGAGTGGAACGACAAGTACCGCGACGGCGTGCGGCGCTTCTGGCGCGGCGATTCGGGCATGCGCCCCGACCTCGCCGCGCGGCTCACCGGCTCGGCCGAGCTTTTCAACCGGCGCTTCCGGAAGCCGTGGGCATCGGTAAATTTCGTGGCATCGCACGATGGCTTCACGCTCGCCGACGTTACCGCCTATTCGGAAAAGCACAACGAGATGAATCAGGAGGGAAACCGCGACGGGCACAATGAAAACTGCAGCGCGAACTGGGGCGTGGAAGGCCCGAGCGACGATCCCGCGATCCGCACCGTTCGCAATCGCCTCGCGCGCTCGATGATCGCGACCACGCTTCTGTCGCTCGGCACGCCGATGCTGCTGGGCGGCGACGAATTCCTGCGCACGCAGAACGGCAACAACAACGCTTATTGCCAGGACAACGACATTTCCTGGACCGACTGGGCCGCGGCGCATAGTCCCGAAGGCCGCGAGATGACGGAGTTCGTCGCAAGCGTCGTCGCGCTGCGCAAAAAGTACCCGGTTCTGCGGGAAACGCGCTTTCTGTACGGCGACCGCGAAGTGCTGCCCGGTCTTTACGATGTCAGCTGGTTCGACGAACGCGGCGTCGCGCTCGCCATCGAGGCATGGCAGGACCCGGAGGGCCGCGCGCTGACCTTGCGCCGGGCAGGGCCGGGACTCGACGGCGAGATCGACGTGATCCTGCTTCTCATCAATGGCTCGGGGCAGAACCTCGTCTTCACGCCGCCTCCGCCTCACTTGGAATGGAACGTGCTCCTGGATAGCGCTGAGCCCGACGCCATCCAGCGGCCGCTCGTCGGCAGCGAACTGGAGGTCGCGGCGCACAGTATCGTCGTGCTGCTCGCGCAACCGACCGGCGACGCCGACTGGCAGGCGGTCTGGATGGCGGGCGCACATCAGGGTCCGCGTCTTCTGACCGCGCTGCCTCCCGATCCGGGCACCATTCCGGCAAATCGACCGCCGGGCATCGATTCGGCTCAGTGA
- the treY gene encoding malto-oligosyltrehalose synthase gives MTVPRSTLRLQLHKDFTFDDAAAQVDYFASLGVSHAYASPITTATSGSTHGYDTVDYTKVNPELGGEEALRRFVEKLRAHDMGLIVDVVPNHMGVGGSENAWWQDILEWGRHAAHARFFDVDWHSPDPALRGKVLAPFLGASYGDELQGGKIKLAYRPDEGRFVVEYYAHVFPICPVDYPVVLQEAPELAHRFSGLTTQPADQPRAAEARNALATIAQTEGGKAAIEAILAAHSPDTPVGRERLHRLLERQHYRLAWWRTAADEVNWRRFFDVSTLGGVRVERPEVFEASHALIFRLFTEGLIDGVRIDHVDGLAEPREYCQRLRARLEELSAQRPEALRHGNGHTYFVVEKILARGEPLRRDWQVDGTTGYDFMNDVGALLHDPAGAEPLAALWADITGRSASFADEALAARRKILAENLSAELDRVTRALHRIARDSHNTRDFTFTSIRRVVAELVIQYPVYRIYPVSSVRSAEDEKYFSQALNAARASLSSADHVVLDQVAQWLGGKLPDEAPVSTPPAERAERPRERAAERGRDRNQSQATAGQNAQPSSGSQRRAAQTLFSQLTSPVAAKAVEDTACYRYGRLISRNEVGADPGEFSLSVEDFHAGNKERFAAFPHAMLCTATHDHKRGEDVRARIAALSEIPEEWASTLKQWSTLNTPLRRGADAGHDWAPGPGAEAMLYQTLVGCWPLTLSPDDEAGVQELAERVAQWQLKALREAKLRTSWFAPDEAYENACRDFLFDIVSPQRRNGFLQELSAFVARLGPLGVIDSLQQTLLRLTSPGVPDLYQGTELWDFSLVDPDNRRPVDFELRRKWLAEVDQKGPPSEQLANWRDGRIKLAVVQRALALRKHCESLFAQGEYVPLAIEGEHADRVIAYARHAGSAYAIVIATRLAAPLLPAGSNVPLVKAESWGDTAVILPEALRSRALFDWLSPNAPKADGEKLFLRDALASMPAALLVEEGVPCA, from the coding sequence ATGACCGTTCCGCGTTCCACGCTCAGGCTCCAGCTTCATAAGGACTTCACTTTCGACGACGCCGCGGCGCAAGTGGATTATTTCGCTTCGCTCGGCGTCAGTCATGCGTATGCGTCGCCGATCACGACCGCGACGAGCGGCTCCACGCACGGCTACGACACCGTCGACTACACGAAGGTCAATCCGGAGCTGGGCGGCGAGGAAGCCCTGCGGCGCTTCGTCGAGAAGCTGCGCGCGCACGACATGGGACTGATCGTCGATGTCGTGCCGAATCACATGGGCGTGGGCGGTTCGGAAAACGCATGGTGGCAGGACATCCTCGAATGGGGACGTCACGCGGCGCATGCGCGCTTCTTCGACGTGGACTGGCATTCGCCCGATCCTGCATTGCGCGGCAAGGTGCTCGCGCCGTTTCTCGGTGCTTCCTATGGCGACGAGTTGCAGGGCGGCAAGATCAAGCTCGCGTATCGGCCGGATGAAGGACGCTTCGTGGTGGAGTACTACGCGCATGTGTTCCCGATCTGTCCGGTCGATTACCCGGTCGTGCTGCAAGAAGCGCCGGAACTCGCGCACCGTTTCTCCGGCTTGACGACGCAGCCTGCCGATCAGCCGCGCGCGGCCGAAGCGCGCAATGCGCTCGCGACCATTGCTCAAACGGAAGGCGGCAAGGCAGCGATCGAAGCGATTCTCGCCGCGCATTCGCCGGACACGCCGGTTGGACGCGAGCGGCTGCATCGTCTGCTCGAACGGCAGCATTATCGCCTCGCATGGTGGCGTACGGCCGCCGACGAAGTGAACTGGCGGCGTTTCTTCGACGTGAGCACGCTCGGCGGCGTGCGCGTCGAGCGGCCTGAAGTGTTCGAGGCATCGCACGCGCTCATCTTCAGGCTCTTTACCGAAGGTTTGATCGACGGCGTGCGGATCGATCACGTCGATGGTCTTGCCGAACCGCGCGAGTACTGCCAACGCCTGCGCGCGCGGCTCGAAGAGTTGTCCGCGCAACGGCCCGAGGCTTTACGGCATGGCAACGGCCATACGTATTTCGTCGTCGAAAAGATTCTCGCGCGCGGCGAACCGCTGCGCCGCGACTGGCAAGTGGATGGCACCACGGGCTACGACTTCATGAACGATGTCGGCGCGCTGCTGCACGACCCGGCAGGCGCCGAGCCGCTCGCCGCGTTGTGGGCCGATATCACCGGCCGAAGCGCGAGCTTCGCCGACGAAGCGCTCGCCGCGCGCCGCAAGATTCTCGCGGAAAACTTATCGGCGGAACTGGATCGCGTGACGCGCGCGCTGCATCGCATTGCACGCGACTCGCACAACACGCGCGACTTCACGTTTACGTCGATCCGTCGCGTGGTCGCGGAACTGGTGATTCAGTATCCGGTGTATCGCATCTATCCCGTGAGCAGCGTGCGCAGCGCCGAGGATGAGAAGTACTTCTCGCAAGCGCTGAATGCCGCGCGCGCATCGCTTTCGAGTGCGGATCATGTCGTGCTCGATCAGGTGGCGCAGTGGCTCGGCGGCAAGCTGCCCGACGAAGCGCCGGTCAGCACGCCACCGGCCGAGCGCGCGGAACGCCCGCGTGAGCGCGCCGCCGAACGTGGACGCGACCGGAACCAGAGTCAGGCGACGGCTGGGCAAAACGCGCAGCCGTCGAGCGGATCGCAGCGGCGCGCGGCTCAGACGCTGTTTTCGCAGCTCACATCGCCGGTTGCGGCAAAGGCGGTCGAAGACACGGCGTGTTATCGCTATGGAAGGCTCATCTCGCGTAACGAAGTGGGCGCGGACCCCGGCGAGTTTTCTTTGTCCGTCGAAGATTTCCACGCGGGCAACAAGGAACGCTTTGCCGCGTTCCCGCACGCCATGCTTTGCACCGCGACGCACGATCACAAGCGCGGCGAAGACGTGCGCGCGCGCATCGCGGCATTGAGCGAGATCCCGGAAGAATGGGCGTCCACGCTCAAGCAATGGTCGACGCTGAACACGCCGTTGCGTCGTGGTGCCGATGCCGGCCACGACTGGGCGCCCGGCCCCGGCGCCGAAGCGATGCTGTACCAGACGCTCGTCGGATGCTGGCCGCTCACGCTCTCGCCGGATGACGAAGCGGGCGTCCAGGAGCTGGCCGAACGCGTCGCGCAATGGCAGTTGAAGGCGTTGCGCGAAGCCAAGTTGCGCACGAGCTGGTTCGCGCCGGACGAGGCGTATGAAAATGCCTGCCGCGACTTCCTTTTCGATATCGTCTCGCCGCAGCGGCGCAATGGCTTTTTGCAGGAGTTGTCGGCTTTCGTGGCGCGGCTCGGGCCGCTGGGCGTGATCGACAGTCTGCAGCAGACTCTGTTGCGACTGACATCGCCGGGCGTGCCGGACCTTTATCAAGGCACGGAGCTTTGGGACTTCAGTCTCGTGGACCCTGACAATCGCCGCCCGGTCGATTTCGAATTGCGTCGCAAGTGGCTTGCGGAAGTGGACCAGAAAGGTCCGCCTTCGGAGCAACTCGCCAACTGGCGCGATGGGCGCATCAAGTTGGCGGTGGTGCAGCGTGCGCTCGCGTTGCGCAAGCATTGCGAGTCGCTCTTTGCGCAAGGTGAGTATGTGCCGCTCGCCATCGAGGGCGAACATGCTGACCGCGTGATCGCTTACGCGCGCCATGCCGGTAGCGCTTACGCAATCGTGATCGCCACGCGGCTCGCCGCGCCATTGCTGCCTGCTGGCAGCAATGTGCCGCTCGTCAAGGCGGAAAGCTGGGGCGATACGGCGGTCATCCTTCCGGAAGCGTTGCGTTCCCGTGCGCTCTTCGACTGGCTGAGCCCGAATGCGCCGAAGGCGGACGGCGAAAAGCTGTTCCTGCGCGATGCGCTGGCTTCGATGCCCGCGGCCTTGCTCGTTGAAGAAGGCGTGCCTTGCGCATGA
- the malQ gene encoding 4-alpha-glucanotransferase: MSPIETLAARAGFEVEWQNAHKAMQRVPETTLRILLEKLGLPCGNASQIKQSMAAVDAEMSGRKLPPLITAEVDRGIALPVSAAKSGVRYRIELESGEVIDGRFTAPKGETALLSPISEPGYHTLVINDHRTTLAVAPARCYTIDDAWRALDDATDQAAAETAPPLWGVAAQVYGLRRLGDGGVGDFTALATLATQSAKRGAHALAISPMHAMFSAEPNKFSPYSPSSRLFLNIAHVDPAAVFGAAAARAAIEQAGVADEFAELEALPLIDWPRAMKARLAILRALFETFSADSASPLAQDFASFVEEGGRALEDHARFEALQAAQLAENGEGHWRNWPDELRDPRSDAVAAFAEANRHEVQFFLFTQWLASKGLLHAQHAARDAGMAVGLVADLAVGCDSAGSHAWSYRDEMLTGVSVGAPPDLFNQAGQSWGLTTFSPRAMRTQGFSAFIDMLRCAFARAGGIRIDHILGLRRLWLVPEGESAKDGAYLRYPLEDLLRLIALESWRHRAIVVGEDLGTVPPGFTERLQEHGLLGIRVLWFEREVDGPGFKPPREWDSGVTATTTTHDLPTVTGWWRGEDIVWRSKIGQTAAREDGRDAVEVAQEERGADRGLLWRAFQEAGIAPSDVDAPPVEEAPVDEALAFVAATPAPLVTYPLEDLLGLAEQPNLPGSIDEHPNWRRRLAAPVEELFLDDAFSERLLAVDAARKRSTQSDNVDSPKPADSP; encoded by the coding sequence ATGTCGCCCATCGAAACGCTCGCCGCACGCGCGGGCTTCGAAGTCGAATGGCAGAACGCGCACAAGGCGATGCAGCGCGTGCCGGAAACGACGCTGCGCATTCTGCTCGAAAAGCTCGGCCTGCCGTGTGGCAACGCCTCGCAGATCAAGCAGAGCATGGCCGCCGTCGATGCCGAAATGAGCGGCCGCAAGTTGCCGCCGCTCATCACGGCGGAAGTGGATCGCGGCATTGCGTTGCCGGTGTCGGCGGCGAAGTCGGGCGTGCGCTATCGCATCGAACTGGAAAGCGGCGAGGTTATCGACGGGCGTTTTACCGCGCCTAAAGGCGAGACCGCATTGCTCTCGCCGATTTCGGAGCCCGGCTATCACACGCTCGTCATCAACGACCATCGCACGACGCTGGCGGTAGCGCCCGCGCGCTGCTACACCATCGACGATGCGTGGCGCGCGCTCGACGACGCAACCGACCAAGCCGCCGCTGAAACCGCGCCGCCGCTTTGGGGCGTCGCCGCGCAAGTCTATGGTTTGCGCCGTCTGGGCGATGGCGGCGTCGGCGACTTCACGGCGCTGGCCACGCTCGCGACGCAGAGCGCGAAGCGCGGCGCTCATGCGCTCGCCATCAGTCCGATGCACGCCATGTTCAGCGCCGAGCCGAACAAGTTCAGTCCTTATTCGCCTTCGTCGCGGCTCTTTCTGAACATCGCGCACGTCGATCCCGCCGCCGTGTTCGGCGCGGCCGCCGCGCGCGCCGCGATCGAACAAGCCGGTGTGGCGGATGAATTCGCCGAACTCGAAGCGCTGCCGCTCATCGACTGGCCGCGCGCCATGAAAGCGCGCCTGGCCATTCTGCGCGCGCTCTTCGAGACGTTCTCGGCCGACAGCGCATCGCCTTTAGCGCAAGACTTCGCTTCGTTCGTCGAGGAAGGCGGGCGCGCGCTCGAAGATCATGCACGCTTCGAAGCGCTGCAGGCAGCGCAGCTTGCGGAAAACGGCGAAGGCCACTGGCGCAACTGGCCAGACGAACTGCGCGATCCGCGCAGCGATGCGGTCGCCGCATTCGCCGAAGCCAATCGCCACGAAGTCCAGTTCTTTCTCTTCACGCAATGGCTCGCATCGAAAGGCCTGCTGCACGCGCAACACGCGGCGCGCGACGCGGGCATGGCCGTGGGACTCGTCGCGGACCTTGCCGTCGGATGCGACAGCGCGGGCAGTCATGCATGGTCGTATCGTGATGAAATGCTGACAGGCGTGTCGGTCGGCGCGCCGCCCGATCTCTTCAATCAGGCCGGGCAGTCGTGGGGACTCACCACCTTCTCGCCCCGCGCCATGCGCACGCAAGGCTTCTCGGCGTTCATCGACATGTTGCGTTGCGCGTTCGCGCGCGCGGGCGGCATTCGTATCGATCACATTCTCGGGCTGAGGCGGCTGTGGCTCGTGCCCGAAGGCGAAAGCGCGAAAGACGGCGCCTATCTGCGCTACCCGCTCGAAGACCTCTTGCGGCTGATCGCGCTGGAATCGTGGCGGCATCGCGCGATTGTTGTCGGCGAAGACCTCGGAACCGTGCCGCCGGGCTTCACCGAACGCTTGCAGGAGCACGGCTTGCTTGGCATACGAGTGCTGTGGTTCGAACGCGAAGTGGATGGCCCCGGCTTCAAGCCGCCGCGCGAGTGGGACAGCGGCGTGACCGCTACCACGACCACGCACGATCTGCCGACCGTCACCGGATGGTGGCGCGGCGAGGATATCGTGTGGCGCTCGAAGATCGGCCAGACGGCGGCGCGCGAAGACGGCCGCGATGCGGTGGAAGTAGCGCAGGAAGAGCGCGGCGCCGATCGTGGCTTACTATGGCGCGCTTTCCAGGAAGCGGGTATTGCTCCGTCCGATGTCGATGCGCCTCCGGTCGAGGAAGCGCCCGTGGATGAAGCGCTCGCTTTCGTGGCCGCGACGCCCGCGCCGCTCGTCACGTATCCGCTCGAAGATCTGCTTGGGCTTGCTGAACAGCCGAATCTGCCCGGCTCGATCGACGAGCATCCGAACTGGCGGCGCCGTCTTGCCGCGCCTGTCGAGGAACTGTTTCTCGACGACGCATTTTCCGAACGACTGCTCGCGGTGGATGCCGCGCGCAAGCGTTCGACGCAATCCGACAATGTTGATTCACCCAAACCAGCCGACTCACCATGA